Proteins encoded together in one Bacteroidota bacterium window:
- a CDS encoding tetratricopeptide repeat protein, producing MHRRHSGSWNKVKFLLSGLIFAAISINLSFAQLEKNASPRLKKLSNLVFKEINGNPEAVFDSARMQVRLAQEENLLGFEAQGNCNIAGVWNWRNQLDSSLHYARRAREVALRSGLPKQISTGYNSLGIVFELRGLADSALAAYNKSLEWSQKSADHKGEARALLNIGMVYRSKGEFYKSLQSLHLAEKACLRGNFVGYLANLYLSIGQVYLLIGEQDLAFENLHNALRRSRKVPRYRIKTAAMEGLGDHAVAIGDTLEALCWYESSRQIAHDARLTAQEGQSSAKASGIYLLLGQMDAATDAAELAVNLALRDHDTLTLGRAYHALGLVDLRSGRYNAAVRNCGVAYTYASESGQTNDLVKVCDCLWRGAEKAGQPQRALRHYREYIELRDSLFNKENNLAIARLEARLDYERKHASDSLLQAAKTLQQETIFQTRLTLEQERSRWLIGLSIVAALLAFSGAIVGIVFKRQNGQLFAQNALIHQQKESIESALGEKEVLLREVHHRVKNNLQVMISLLEMQAAKVADLAALDALLASKGRVQAMTLIHQKLYQQQNIADLEFDAYLRQLVSAVCELYPDGSHVNVVYAVNPCSFGIDTAVPLGLILNELVTNAFKYAFAHRDEGTLKVSFMSGMQDSFELTVEDDGPGLPEGFDLQRTESLGMPLVQGLARQLKGTLMVGRSDLGGALFVIHFKSLG from the coding sequence ATGCATCGAAGGCATTCCGGTTCTTGGAACAAGGTGAAGTTTTTGTTGAGTGGACTGATCTTCGCCGCCATCAGCATCAATTTGTCGTTTGCGCAGTTGGAAAAAAACGCCTCGCCGCGCCTGAAAAAGCTTTCCAATTTGGTTTTTAAAGAGATAAACGGGAACCCCGAGGCAGTCTTCGATTCAGCAAGGATGCAGGTCCGCTTGGCCCAGGAGGAGAATTTACTTGGGTTTGAGGCACAGGGCAATTGTAATATCGCAGGGGTCTGGAATTGGCGCAACCAACTCGACAGTTCCCTCCATTATGCGCGGCGCGCACGCGAAGTCGCTTTGCGTTCAGGGTTGCCCAAACAGATATCCACCGGCTACAACAGTCTGGGCATCGTTTTTGAATTGCGCGGCCTTGCCGACTCTGCGCTTGCTGCATACAACAAGAGTTTGGAATGGTCCCAAAAGTCAGCGGACCACAAAGGTGAGGCACGTGCATTGCTCAACATCGGGATGGTTTACCGCTCGAAGGGTGAATTCTACAAAAGCCTGCAGAGCCTCCACCTAGCAGAGAAAGCCTGCCTTCGCGGGAACTTCGTGGGCTATCTTGCCAACCTATACTTGAGTATTGGGCAGGTCTATCTGCTGATCGGTGAACAAGATTTGGCTTTTGAAAATTTGCATAATGCCTTGAGACGTTCTCGAAAAGTGCCCAGGTATCGCATTAAGACGGCTGCGATGGAAGGACTTGGTGACCATGCTGTTGCGATCGGCGATACCCTGGAAGCTTTGTGTTGGTACGAGTCGAGCCGGCAGATTGCACATGATGCTCGGCTGACCGCACAAGAAGGACAGTCAAGTGCAAAGGCCTCAGGCATTTACCTTTTGCTTGGGCAAATGGATGCTGCCACGGATGCGGCGGAGTTGGCTGTGAATCTTGCGTTGCGTGACCATGATACGTTGACACTTGGGCGTGCCTACCATGCTTTGGGATTGGTGGATTTAAGGTCGGGCAGATACAACGCTGCGGTGCGAAATTGCGGGGTAGCGTACACTTATGCTTCAGAATCCGGACAAACCAATGATCTCGTAAAGGTTTGTGATTGCCTTTGGCGCGGCGCAGAAAAGGCTGGTCAGCCTCAACGCGCGCTCCGCCATTACCGTGAATATATCGAGCTGCGGGACAGTCTTTTCAACAAGGAAAACAACCTGGCGATCGCCCGACTTGAAGCCCGTCTCGATTATGAACGGAAGCACGCCTCAGACAGCTTGCTGCAAGCCGCCAAAACGCTGCAGCAGGAAACGATTTTCCAGACGAGGCTCACCCTTGAGCAAGAACGCAGCAGGTGGTTGATCGGGCTGAGCATTGTCGCCGCATTGCTTGCGTTTTCAGGCGCGATCGTTGGCATTGTCTTCAAGCGGCAAAATGGGCAGCTTTTTGCACAGAATGCATTGATTCACCAACAAAAGGAGTCGATTGAATCGGCCTTGGGCGAAAAGGAAGTCCTGCTCCGAGAGGTGCATCACCGTGTCAAAAACAACCTGCAAGTCATGATCAGCCTTCTCGAAATGCAAGCGGCCAAAGTCGCCGACCTCGCAGCACTCGACGCCTTGTTGGCCAGCAAAGGGAGGGTGCAGGCCATGACGCTGATTCATCAGAAGTTGTACCAGCAACAAAACATTGCCGACCTTGAATTTGATGCCTATTTGCGCCAACTCGTTTCGGCGGTTTGCGAATTGTATCCTGATGGCAGCCACGTGAATGTGGTTTATGCTGTGAATCCTTGCAGCTTTGGCATAGACACTGCAGTTCCTTTGGGTTTGATCCTCAATGAATTGGTTACAAATGCCTTCAAATACGCATTTGCCCACCGAGACGAAGGTACCTTGAAGGTGAGCTTTATGAGTGGCATGCAGGATTCCTTTGAATTGACCGTCGAAGACGATGGACCAGGCTTGCCCGAAGGTTTTGATTTGCAGCGCACGGAATCCCTAGGGATGCCATTGGTTCAAGGCTTGGCCCGTCAACTCAAAGGTACATTGATGGTCGGAAGGTCAGATTTGGGAGGAGCATTGTTTGTGATTCATTTTAAATCCTTGGGCTAA
- a CDS encoding gamma carbonic anhydrase family protein, with protein MPIIKTLKGFTPKLGNLAFLAENAVIIGDVEIGDQSSVWYGVVIRGDVHSIRIGKRSNIQDLVMVHCTFEYSPTIVGDDVTVGHGAVIHGCEIKDRCLIGMNAVVLDKAVVGPDVIVAAGSVVLEGAVLEPGFLYAGIPARKIKPLSPAQLEGLNRSAEAYVKYSKWYE; from the coding sequence ATGCCCATCATCAAAACATTGAAAGGCTTTACGCCGAAACTTGGCAATCTCGCATTTTTGGCTGAAAACGCCGTGATCATCGGTGACGTCGAAATCGGCGACCAAAGCAGCGTCTGGTACGGCGTGGTCATCCGCGGGGATGTGCACAGCATCCGCATCGGCAAGCGCAGCAATATCCAGGATTTGGTGATGGTGCACTGCACCTTTGAATACAGTCCGACGATCGTCGGCGACGATGTGACCGTCGGCCATGGCGCCGTGATCCACGGCTGTGAAATCAAGGACCGCTGCCTCATCGGCATGAATGCCGTCGTGCTCGACAAAGCCGTCGTCGGCCCCGACGTGATCGTCGCCGCAGGCTCGGTTGTCTTGGAAGGCGCAGTGCTCGAACCCGGATTTTTGTATGCCGGCATTCCTGCAAGGAAGATCAAGCCCCTTTCGCCCGCGCAATTGGAGGGGTTGAACCGGAGCGCGGAAGCTTATGTGAAGTATTCGAAGTGGTATGAGTGA
- a CDS encoding response regulator, with the protein MSGKRILIVEDEFIIAANLRQVLVDLGYDVIGHAFDAQEALDLLRQNVADLVLIDIRLGSGMDGIELAALIRAESAVPFVFLTSHGDSNTVSRAKEVHPAGYLLKPFNKAEVFATLEIVLANREAAKQTDHIFVKVGTALKKVRFAEITMFKADRVYTEVHRTEGAPLLVRESLNAWEEKLPAGFLRVHRSYIVHLLFVEAVDSGSITVAGKEIPVTRQVKELILGKLGR; encoded by the coding sequence ATGTCGGGAAAACGCATCCTCATTGTAGAAGACGAATTTATCATCGCTGCAAACCTGCGGCAGGTGCTCGTTGATTTAGGCTACGATGTGATCGGCCACGCCTTCGATGCGCAGGAAGCCTTGGACCTGCTTCGGCAAAATGTGGCGGACCTTGTCTTGATTGATATTCGGCTTGGCTCGGGAATGGACGGCATCGAACTCGCCGCATTGATACGCGCAGAATCAGCAGTTCCATTTGTTTTTCTGACATCCCATGGCGATTCCAATACTGTTTCGAGAGCGAAAGAAGTGCATCCTGCGGGTTACCTTTTGAAACCCTTCAACAAGGCCGAAGTGTTCGCCACCCTCGAAATTGTGCTGGCAAACCGCGAGGCTGCCAAACAGACAGACCATATCTTTGTCAAGGTCGGGACTGCGCTTAAGAAGGTAAGATTCGCCGAAATCACAATGTTCAAGGCCGATCGCGTTTATACGGAGGTGCATCGAACGGAGGGCGCTCCGCTGCTTGTACGTGAAAGTCTGAATGCTTGGGAAGAGAAGTTGCCAGCAGGTTTTCTTCGGGTCCACCGGAGCTATATCGTTCACCTTCTTTTTGTAGAAGCAGTCGATTCCGGGAGCATTACCGTTGCGGGCAAGGAGATCCCCGTAACGCGACAGGTTAAGGAATTGATCCTCGGGAAATTGGGCCGTTGA
- a CDS encoding T9SS type A sorting domain-containing protein, whose amino-acid sequence MKSFVVAAFLLLFAQIGQAQSNAAWEQNFIAPGNVIYSLIDSHTDSDGNTYLLWIDHDNAHAEYLAKISPAGGIVWHDTLDIPGKKFSAGWFKGNLSVVDDRIVIGAITYPLANGYADATIVVYDTAGTMVNYKANTIWWQATPWRIIQNANHEVWFVYSQGSPFDTSPILYASKFDAALTLQWTKTYPMPKICSDVAAVLDANDNLYVSYSSDSLAPNGHNILANTRKISTSGQEMWLRPRPLTNYRYATLTGSNLVLAGKAYNYTNYASNDTGDAAITFIDINTGIEVTHDVYNSAAPAREISKDILVDGNGDVLWLGVEGVSSNFGNPSSTVVRKYNSAGSLLWSNQTPTYPTCSAPNNLTQDVSGDFWISTWACQPAQGMSEVSQHWRITNTGQIDSTLSHTIHPLLLGPLHSTVDAHGSHYVAYQQAECGGNRVGVFKYAGTLDPVAIAEADFPMSGITIAPNPASGQTTISANASQAGSVSVHVRDVSGKLVYARSVEVNPGEFSLDLALDGVKAGIYFVELTLSDGLIGTWKLVVLGE is encoded by the coding sequence ATGAAATCATTCGTCGTCGCTGCCTTTCTGCTTCTGTTTGCTCAAATCGGTCAGGCGCAATCCAATGCCGCTTGGGAGCAGAACTTCATCGCCCCTGGCAATGTCATTTACAGCCTGATCGATTCGCATACGGATTCCGACGGAAATACCTATTTGCTGTGGATCGACCACGACAATGCCCATGCGGAATACCTCGCCAAGATCAGTCCTGCGGGCGGTATTGTTTGGCACGACACACTCGATATTCCCGGCAAGAAGTTCTCCGCAGGTTGGTTCAAGGGCAATCTGAGCGTCGTGGATGATCGCATTGTCATCGGCGCCATCACCTATCCATTGGCCAATGGCTATGCCGATGCGACGATCGTAGTTTATGACACCGCTGGAACAATGGTGAATTACAAAGCCAATACGATTTGGTGGCAGGCAACGCCTTGGAGGATCATCCAAAATGCGAACCATGAAGTCTGGTTTGTCTATTCGCAGGGATCCCCGTTTGACACTTCACCCATTTTGTATGCCAGCAAGTTTGATGCAGCATTGACCCTGCAATGGACCAAAACCTACCCCATGCCCAAGATTTGTTCGGATGTCGCGGCTGTCTTGGATGCGAATGACAATCTCTATGTGAGCTATTCGAGCGACAGCCTTGCACCCAATGGCCACAACATTCTGGCGAATACACGCAAAATCAGCACTTCAGGACAGGAAATGTGGCTGCGTCCAAGGCCGCTGACCAATTATCGGTATGCCACCCTCACAGGCAGCAACCTCGTCTTGGCCGGCAAAGCCTACAATTACACCAACTATGCGAGCAACGACACGGGCGATGCCGCGATCACCTTCATCGACATCAATACGGGCATCGAGGTCACGCATGACGTGTACAACAGCGCGGCGCCCGCACGTGAAATTTCCAAAGACATTTTGGTCGACGGCAATGGAGATGTCCTTTGGCTCGGCGTCGAAGGGGTTTCGAGCAACTTCGGGAACCCATCGTCCACCGTCGTGCGGAAGTACAATTCGGCCGGTAGCCTCTTGTGGAGCAACCAAACGCCAACCTATCCGACATGCAGTGCGCCCAACAACCTGACCCAAGACGTCTCTGGCGATTTCTGGATCAGCACCTGGGCTTGCCAACCCGCGCAAGGCATGTCAGAAGTCTCGCAACATTGGCGCATCACCAACACCGGCCAAATCGACAGCACGCTCAGCCATACGATCCATCCCTTGTTGCTCGGTCCACTTCACAGCACCGTCGATGCCCACGGCAGCCACTACGTCGCCTATCAACAAGCCGAATGCGGCGGCAACCGGGTGGGCGTCTTCAAATATGCCGGCACGCTGGATCCTGTTGCCATAGCGGAGGCGGATTTTCCAATGTCGGGGATAACCATCGCGCCCAATCCTGCGAGTGGGCAGACGACGATTTCGGCGAACGCCTCGCAAGCAGGCAGCGTAAGCGTACACGTGCGCGATGTTTCGGGCAAGCTGGTGTATGCGCGGAGCGTCGAGGTCAATCCTGGCGAATTCAGCCTTGATTTGGCGCTAGATGGCGTCAAAGCTGGAATCTACTTTGTGGAATTGACTTTGTCGGATGGCTTGATCGGGACCTGGAAACTGGTGGTTTTGGGGGAGTGA
- a CDS encoding amino acid permease encodes MNTKDTVAPAKKKLTVVDATLIVAGSMIGSGVFIVAADMGKSVGGPGMMMVLWLITGIMTIFAALSYGELAGMFPRAGGQYIYLKEAYNPLVGFLYGWSLFAVIQTGTIAAVAVAFAKYTGQIFPVFSEKNILLEFGSFKLTAAQLLGIFSIFVLTLVNSQGINYGKIILRAFTSTKLIALFGLIILGLLVFRNPAVWEANVARFWEIGSYGTDEAGKLTFSNLSTFGLILAMGVGLVGSLFSSDAWNNVTFIAGDVENPKRSIPLSLFYGTTLVITLYLLVNFAYLNLLPFHGDPAAADVMGKGIIYAESGRVATGAVSQMFSGNAVTIMAVLIMISTFGCNNGIILSGARVYQAMANDGLFFKKMTANNSKGVPGVALWIQFGWASLLCLSGKYNELLDYVMFAVMLFYILTILGIFVLRKKSPNVERPYKAFGYPVIPAIYLLMATAFCAILLYMKPEYSVPGLAIVLVGIPIYFFWKRAG; translated from the coding sequence ATGAATACAAAGGATACAGTTGCCCCGGCCAAAAAGAAACTCACCGTCGTCGATGCCACGCTGATCGTGGCAGGTTCCATGATCGGATCCGGTGTCTTTATTGTTGCAGCTGACATGGGCAAATCCGTCGGCGGGCCCGGCATGATGATGGTTTTGTGGCTGATTACCGGCATCATGACCATCTTCGCTGCGCTCAGCTACGGCGAACTCGCAGGCATGTTCCCACGCGCGGGAGGGCAGTACATTTACTTGAAGGAAGCCTACAACCCCTTGGTCGGTTTCCTATACGGTTGGAGTTTGTTTGCCGTCATCCAAACAGGAACGATCGCTGCGGTCGCAGTGGCCTTCGCCAAATACACGGGGCAGATCTTTCCGGTTTTCAGCGAGAAAAACATCTTGCTGGAGTTTGGCAGCTTCAAGCTCACAGCGGCCCAGTTGCTCGGGATTTTCTCCATTTTCGTCCTCACCTTGGTCAATTCGCAGGGCATCAACTACGGAAAAATCATTCTGCGTGCCTTCACTTCTACAAAGCTGATTGCACTTTTTGGCCTGATAATCCTTGGATTGCTGGTATTTAGAAATCCTGCCGTTTGGGAAGCCAATGTTGCGCGCTTTTGGGAAATCGGCAGTTATGGCACCGACGAAGCTGGGAAATTGACCTTTTCCAATCTATCGACATTCGGGCTGATATTGGCCATGGGGGTCGGATTGGTGGGGTCGCTCTTCAGCAGCGACGCTTGGAACAATGTGACCTTTATCGCGGGAGATGTGGAGAATCCAAAGCGGAGTATTCCGCTGAGCTTGTTCTACGGAACGACTTTGGTCATCACACTCTACCTTTTGGTCAACTTTGCCTATTTGAATTTGTTGCCTTTTCACGGTGATCCGGCTGCGGCAGACGTCATGGGCAAAGGCATCATCTACGCCGAAAGCGGTCGTGTGGCCACGGGTGCGGTTTCGCAGATGTTCAGTGGCAATGCCGTCACCATCATGGCGGTACTCATCATGATATCGACGTTTGGCTGCAACAACGGCATCATTCTGTCGGGTGCGCGGGTCTATCAAGCCATGGCCAACGACGGATTGTTCTTCAAAAAAATGACCGCCAACAACAGCAAAGGCGTGCCCGGCGTGGCTTTGTGGATCCAATTCGGATGGGCTTCCTTGCTTTGTCTCTCCGGCAAATACAACGAATTGCTCGACTACGTCATGTTTGCGGTCATGCTCTTTTACATCCTGACGATCTTGGGCATTTTCGTTCTCCGGAAAAAAAGCCCGAATGTAGAGCGTCCCTACAAGGCATTTGGTTACCCCGTCATTCCCGCGATTTACCTCCTGATGGCGACTGCCTTTTGTGCTATTCTCCTTTATATGAAACCGGAGTACAGCGTCCCCGGATTGGCGATTGTCTTGGTGGGAATTCCGATTTACTTTTTTTGGAAGCGGGCGGGGTAA